Below is a window of Mycolicibacterium rhodesiae NBB3 DNA.
GTCCACCGGCCCGTCGGTGGGCGACCAGTTGATGCAGATATCCACGATCTCGCCGAGCGGCGCATGCAGGACGCCGATCAACTCGGGCAGCTCCGAGGCGACCGAGCCGGTGTGTGGCCACCATGCCCCGTCGATGTCGGCGCCCAACTCGCGAGCGAGTACCAGTCGTACGGGGCGGGCCATTCGGCGCGTCCCCGAGAGACCGTTCACGCCGATGGTTTGGACTTGGGTGACTTCTTCTGGTCTTGATCCGAGAAAGCCGGCATCACCGTCGACTCGTTGGAAGTCGCTCGCTTCTCGACGATTTGGGGCTCGTACGGGTGTGAAAACAGGTCCGACGAATCCATAGAACACGTCCTTAAAAAGTACGGGTGAACCCCATACATACGAATTGGGCGAACGGAGATCCGTTCGCAGGCAGATCGCGAGAGCAACGGAAAGAAGAAAGCTGGGCGAAACGGCCTAGCTCCAATTTACCCGATCATTGACGTCCGCAGGAACTTGCCTCCGTATTGGCGAAACCGGGGGCCCCTCAAACGCGATGTGGGCTGGTGGAGATTCCCACCAGCCCACACACGAAGATCTCGTTATACGGCGGTCACACCGACTGCCTGCGGGCCCTTGGCCCCCTGCTCGACGGTGAATTCGACTCGCTGGTTCTCCTCGAGCGACTTGTACCCGCTGCCTTGGATCTCGCTGAAGTGGACGAACACGTCATCCGCTCCGCCATCCGGCGCGATAAAACCGAAGCCCTTGTCGCTGTTGAACCACTTCACAGTTCCCTGCGTCATACTTTTCTACTTCTCTCATTGGAATTGGAATGTCGACAGACATCCTTCTAGAGGATAGCACGGTAACGCCTGTATCCGTATTCGATTGTGCTACACCACTTTTGGGGTGATATCCGATCTTGGTCGGCGAGTTCGAGGGATATGTCCATGTGGTCATATCGATTTCCTCTGGGCACGAACGCTTCTGAAGTCCCGCCGTCCCGCAGTCGATGAATGATTGCGACACGGTAACGGATGCGTACCCATCAAGATCTCAGTAATCACATTCGTCCCGTTCGTCACTATCGTCACATCAGCCAGCTATGACGTC
It encodes the following:
- a CDS encoding cold-shock protein yields the protein MTQGTVKWFNSDKGFGFIAPDGGADDVFVHFSEIQGSGYKSLEENQRVEFTVEQGAKGPQAVGVTAV